The Takifugu flavidus isolate HTHZ2018 chromosome 17, ASM371156v2, whole genome shotgun sequence genome contains a region encoding:
- the tm9sf1 gene encoding transmembrane 9 superfamily member 1 codes for MQWGLTHLSASYHRMIGLDCILLLILHLSLGWALSYKQGENVTLYVNKVGPYHNPQETYHYYTLPVCRPEKIHHKSLTLGEVLDGDRMAESLYHIPFRENVERKTVCQLTLTEKQVDQLREAIEELFYFEFVLDDIPIWGFVGYLEESGFLPHSHKVGLWTHLDFNIEYNGNAVIFANVSVKDVKPVILEEGAGAVVGGVGVGGHSLTVTHTYSVHWFESNLPHSRRAERLRDYSFFPKTLEIHWLSIINSLVLVVLLLGFVIIILMRVLKNDFARYNVEEEAGCDDLDQGDNGWKIIHTDVFRFPPYKSLLCSVLGVGAQFLTLATVIIVMALLGMFNVHRHGAINSAAIVLYALTSCVSGYVSCCFYTQINGQRWVWNIILTSSLFSAPLFFTWSIVNSVHWFSGSTQALPATTVLLLLGAWVLVGFPLTVIGGIVGKNRAGSFQAPCRTRNIARQIPAQPWYKHTAVHMAIGGFLPFSAISVELYYIFATVWGREVYTLYGILLCVFAILLSVGACISVALTYFLLSGEDYRWWWRSILSTGSTGIFIFAYSVFYYWNRSSMSGLVQSTEFFGYSLLTSMVFSLMLGSVSFWASLAFIRYIYCSIKMD; via the exons ATGCAGTGGGGATTGACACACCTATCAGCCAGCTACCATAGGATGATAGGCCTGGACTGCATCTTGCTTTTGATCTTGCACTTGTCCTTGGGATGGGCACTGAGTTACAAGCAGGGGGAAAACGTTACTCTCTATGTCAACAAAGTGGGCCCTTACCATAACCCTCAGGAGACATATCACTACTACACTCTGCCTGTTTGTAGACCAGAGAAG ATACATCACAAGTCTCTGACCCTGGGTGAAGTGTTAGATGGTGACAGGATGGCTGAGTCATTATATCACATTCCATTCAGAGAAAATGTGGAGAGGAAAACTGTATGCCAGCTCACTCTTACAGAAAAACAG gtcgaTCAGCTTCGTGAGGCCATTGAGGAGCTCTTCTATTTTGAATTTGTCCTGGATGACATTCCAATTTGGGGGTTTGTGGGCTATCTAGAGGAAAGTGGCTTTCTGCCTCACAGCCATAAG GTCGGACTATGGACTCATCTGGATTTCAACATTGAGTATAATGGCAATGCGGTGATATTCGCCAATGTTTCAGTGAAAGATGTCAAACCTGTTATCCTGGAGGAAGGAGCAGGTGCAGTGGTAGGAGGAGTTGGTGTCGGCGGACATAGTCTGACAGTAACCCACACCTACAGTGTACACTGGTTTGAGTCCAATTTGCCTCATTCACGGAGAGCTGAGCGCCTCCGAGACTACTCATTCTTTCCCAAAACCCTGGAGATTCACTGGCTGTCCATCATTAActcactggtgctggtggtgctgcttttgggctttgtcatcatcatcctcatgcgAGTTCTTAAGAATGACTTTGCAAG GTACAACGTGGAAGAGGAAGCAGGTTGTGATGACCTGGACCAGGGAGACAATGGCTGGAAGATCATACACACTGATGTCTTTAGGTTTCCCCCTTACAAAAGCCTGCTCTGTTCTGTGCTTGGAGTTGGGGCTCAGTTCCTCACCCTTGCCACAG TAATCATCGTCATGGCCTTGTTGGGAATGTTCAATGTTCATCGTCATGGCGCCATCAACTCGGCCGCAATTGTCCTGTATGCTCTGACAAGCTGTGTGTCAGGATAcgtctcctgctgcttttacaCACAGATCAACGGCCAACGATGGGTGTGGAACATTATTCTCACCTCATCACTCTTCTCTG CTCCGTTGTTCTTTACATGGAGCATTGTAAATTCGGTCCATTGGTTCAGTGGCTCCACTCAGGCCCTGCCAGCCACCACAGTGCTTCTACTGCTGGGTGCGTGGGTGCTTGTTGGCTTTCCACTCACCGTCATCGGAGGCATTGTAGGGAAGAACCGAGCTGGCAGCTTTCAAGCACCTTGCCGGACTCGTAACATTGCACGTCAGATTCCCGCCCAGCCCtggtacaaacacacagctgttcACATGGCTATTGGTGGTTTCCTGCCATTCAG CGCTATCTCTGTGGAGCTCTACTACATCTTTGCCACCGTCTGGGGGAGAGAGGTCTACACCCTCTATGGTATTCTGTTGTGCGTCTTTGCCATCCTTCTTTCAGTGGGCGCCTGCATCTCTGTGGCTCTCACCTATTTCCTGCTGTCCGGGGAGGATTACCGATGGTGGTGGCGGAGCATTCTCAGCACTGGTTCCACTGGCATCTTCATCTTCGCGTACTCCGTTTTTTACTACTGGAACCGATCATCTATGAGCGGCCTTGTACAGAGCACAGAGTTCTTTGGCTACTCTTTGCTTACATCAATGGTGTTCTCACTGATGCTGGGCAGCGTATCATTCTGGGCATCTTTAGCCTTTATACGCTACATCTACTGCAGTATCAAGATGGACTAA
- the LOC130513998 gene encoding somatomedin-B and thrombospondin type-1 domain-containing protein, which yields MGPSVEFTCVLLTVFTLTKNLLVSGGCSGKCCHGRDLDCFTTDWRMDRVYTTCYCDQDCVKTKDCCFDYFTECPAQNCKVSEWSFWSGCAVPCTPSLRMRVREVERQPSHSGAPCPSLEQRSGCRDYRDHWGRHCGHKSGPAFITSMEFGKARPKHDHYGNPLNTGFCMEFRVESRTSHCTLGNQPHTRWMGYIAEGFTVCVACEPPAMPHYSSSCQGDGQESDKDTVLHWQAAVNHQCSGTWRKIQKTQQCNCPPQHSFVFI from the exons ATGGGACCCTCTGTGGAGTTTACCTGCGTTCTGCTGACTGTCTTCACGCTGACCAAGAACCTTCTGGTGTCTGGAGGTTGCTCAGGGAAATGCTGCCACGGCAGGGACCTGGACTGTTTCACCACAGACTGGAGGATGGACCGAGTGTACACGACTTGCTACTGCGACCAGGACTGCGTCAAGACCAAGGACTGCTGCTTCGACTACTTCACAGAGTGTCCAG CCCAGAACTGCAAAGTGAGTGAATGGAGCTTTTGGAGCGGCTGTGCCGTACCCTGCACGCCATCACTTCGAATGCGTGTCCGCGAGGTCGAGCGGCAGCCCAGTCACAGCGGAGCGCCCTGTCCCAGTCTGGAACAACGAAGCGGCTGCAGGGACTACAGGGACCACTGGGGCAGGCACTGTGGGCACAAATCAG GTCCTGCGTTCATCACCAGCATGGAGTTCGGAAAAGCAAGGCCTAAGCACGATCACTATGGAAACCCCCTAAACACTGG ATTCTGTATGGAATTTCGAGTGGAGTCCAGGACATCTCACTGTACACTGGGGAACCagccacacacacgctggaTGGGCTACATCGCAGAAGGTTTTACGGTGTGTGTGGCATGTGAACCTCCTGCCATGCCACACTATAGTAGCAGCTGTCAAGGAGACGGCCAGGAATCAGACAA AGACACTGTGCTCCACTGGCAGGCAGCAGTGAACCATCAGTGCAGCGGCACATGGAGGAAGATCCAGAAAACTCAGCAGTGCAACTGTCCACCCCAGCACAGCTTTGTCTTCATCTGA
- the terf1 gene encoding telomeric repeat-binding factor 1: MSAGKEMDANGSQSFSSVSSLVTGWTLDFMFISLYRYFKEGNLDKFNEVLATFEGISQSPSVKGEQSKKLLICAFLARIMHGKQLDVQFEDEAKVMPLMSAAKVWSELRTTVVDESVYKTINNLLFVQIVAVCLEKSKRSAASSALRWFENNLECPKNVKARLLAIVTKNELQHPILKSFSYSRLLRTIESYLDEYLERNPSDYLLKMATEMVQSSQHMEGPWDSGSQDRSHSESVKNKGEKAEGEVRSKKKLLSTKISDLWEPDTCKKPTVAIKRIPQNELFQLMAMKTAGDSNNSQSQIKKRKPPQKWTAKLDKNLKAGVKRHGQGNWSRILLDYDFEGRTGVMLKDRWRVLVRAYKAS, translated from the exons ATGTCAGCGGGAAAGGAAATGGATGCAAATGGaagtcagagtttttccagtgTTTCCAGTCTAGTTACTGGATGGACGTTGGACTTTATGTTTATAAGCCTCTATCGGTATTTTAAAGAAGGCAACCTCGATAAATTCAATGAAGTTCTTGCGACATTTGAAG GTATTTCTCAGAGTCCATCTGTGAAAGGAGAACAAAGCAAGAAACTTTTAATATGTGCCTTCCTTGCTAGAATCATGCATGGAAAGCAGCTTG ATGTGCAGTTTGAAGACGAAGCCAAGGTGATGCCTCTGATGTCTGCTGCCAAAGTGTGGTCGGAGTTGAGGACCACTGTGGTGGATGAAAGTGTGTACAAAACTATTAACAACCTTTTGTTTGTCCAG ATTGTGGCTGTGTGTTTGGAGAAAAGTAAAAGATCTGCAGCTTCCTCTGCACTCAGATGGTTTGAGAATAACCTTGAATGCCCAAAG AACGTGAAGGCTCGACTTTTGGCAATTGTGACGAAGAATGAGCTGCAGCATCCAATCCTTAAGAGCTTCAGCTACAGCCGCCTGCTGAGGACAATAGAGTCCTATTTGGATGAATATTTGGAAAGGAACCCATCTGACTATCTTCTCAAG ATGGCCACAGAGATGGTGCAGTCATCACAGCACATGGAGGGTCCGTGGGACAGTGGATCACAGGACAGGTCTCACTCGGAATCAGTCAAGAATAAAGG ggAAAAGGCGGAGGGGGAAGTAAG ATCAAAAAAGAAACTGCTGTCCACGAAAATAAGTGATTTATGGGAGCCTGATACATGCAAGAAACCAACCGTGGCCATCAAAAGAATCCCACAGAATG AATTATTTCAGCTGATGGCTATGAAGACAGCTGGTGACTCCAATAACTCACAAAGCcaaataaagaagagaaaaccaCCACAG AAATGGACAGCCAAACTAGACAAGAACCTGAAGGCTGGTGTCAAACGTCACGGCCAGGGGAATTGGTCCCGCATATTGTTGGACTATGACTTTGAAGGACGCACTGGTGTCATGCTCAAAGACCGTTGGAGGGTTCTAGTGAGGGCATACAAAGCCAGCTAA
- the nanog gene encoding homeobox protein NANOG, with protein MADWKTHISYGYNPAYLAYAYGHMFQPGQNAGNQGEPEVTDLSSNNVGVTQNYYTTTAETQEGSPPRTPEHQVSNGHYHYQSAGVLYIDATQTSRFLLAGSRQPVYDERALETKRAGSDSTSDSETYISPDSWSSTSSREEILLQTDPTASIEKDLDKETSNKSPVASEDVSSSLTEERGKSCASGIQTTLISPKNPGVKAKARTAFSESQMNILVHKFSIQRYLPPSEMKNLAEVTGLTYKQVKTWFQNRRMKLRRHQKDSSWISERYAINNGAPVNGTVYNIPPYSPSYQGEGRPQHMVDTAFKNTAPQNVALYMATVGPGSAGYPSWTSVPQQTAVPIRTQHRDWPTNPNTGHYEYNPHVFNVGFSSGQCTSLESKNGESVDNSS; from the exons ATGGCAGACTGGAAGACGCACATAAGCTACGGCTACAATCCTGCTTATCTTGCCTATGCTTATGGACACATGTTCCAACCTGGGCAGAACGCTGGAAACCAGGGGGAGCCTGAAGTGACAGATTTGAGCAGCAACAACGTTGGGGTGACTCAAAACTACTATACAACCACCGCCGAGACCCAGGAAGGGTCACCGCCTCGCACACCGGAGCACCAGGTCTCCAATGGGCACTACCACTACCAGAGTGCTGGCGTTCTCTACATCGACGCCACTCAGACAAGCCGATTCCTCCTGGCTGGATCACGCCAACCTGTCTACGATGAACGGGCACTTGAGACCAAGCGTGCCGGGAGCGATTCAACCAGCGACTCTGAAACCTATATATCACCAG ATTCTTGGAGTTCtaccagcagcagagaagagatTCTTCTCCAAACTGACCCAACTGCATCGATTGAGAAAGACCTTGATAAGGAGACAAGCAACAAGAGCCCTGTTGCCAGCGAGGATGTATCCAGCTCTCtcacagaggagagggggaagagctGTGCTAGTGGCATCCAAACTACCCTCATTTCCCCCAAAAATCCAGGCGTTAAAGCAAAGGCCCGCACAGCCTTTTCAGAGAGTCAGATGAACATTCTTGTCCATAAATTTAGCATCCAGAGGTACCTTCCTCCATCAGAAATGAAGAATCTGGCCGAAGTCACTGGCTTAACATACAAACAG GTTAAAACTTGGTTTCAGAACCGAAGAATGAAACTAAGAAGGCACCAGAAAGACTCGAGCTGGATATCCGAGCGCTACGCCATCAACAACGGCGCCCCAGTTAATGGAACAGTCTACAATATTCCCCCGTATAGCCCATCT TATCAAGGAGAAGGGAGGCCTCAGCACATGGTGGACACAGCCTTTAAGAATACTGCTCCCCAAAATGTGGCTTTATATATGGCAACTGTTGGCCCTGGATCTGCTGGTTACCCATCCTGGACGAGTGTTCCACAGCAGACTGCAGTACCAATCAGGACCCAGCACAGGGACTGGCCCACAAACCCAAACACCGGCCATTATGAATACAATCCACATGTATTTAATGTAGGTTTTTCCAGTGGCCAATGCACAAGCTTGGAAAGCAAAAATGGGGAGTCAGTTGACAACAGTTCATGA
- the fen1 gene encoding flap endonuclease 1, which translates to MGIHGLAKLIADQAPGAIKEQDIKNYFGRKIAIDASMCMYQFLIAVRQDGNVLQNEDGETTSHLMGMFYRTIRMLEHGIKPVYVFDGKPPQLKSSELEKRGEKRAEAEKLLAQAQETGEQENIEKFSKRLVKVTKQHSDECKKLLTLMGVPYIEAPCEAEASCAALVKAGKVFATATEDMDGLTFGTNVLLRHLTASEAKKLPIQEFHFSRVLQETGLTNEQFIDLCILLGCDYCGTIKGIGPKRAIDLIKQHGSIEEILENIDTNKYPSPEDWLFKEARGLFVNPDVVDCSTVELKWGEPDEDGLIQFMCNEKQFSEDRIRNGCKKIVKSRQGSTQGRLDSFFTVTGSLSSKRKEPEGKGSAKKKQKTGATPGKFRRGK; encoded by the exons ATGGGAATACATGGACTTGCTAAGTTGATTGCTGATCAGGCCCCTGGTGCCATCAAGGAGCAAGATATCAAGAACTATTTCG GGAGGAAAATTGCCATTGATGCCTCTATGTGTATGTATCAGTTTCTGATTGCTGTACGTCAAGATGGTAATGTTCTGCAGAATGAGGACGGAGAGACAACAAG CCATCTGATGGGAATGTTCTACCGGACAATCCGTATGCTGGAACATGGAATCAAACCAGTGTATGTGTTTGATGGCAAGCCTCCACAACTCAAATCGTCAGAG ctggaaaagagaggagaaaagagggcaGAAGCAGAGAAGCTTTTGGCTCAAGCTCAAGAAACTG GGGAACAGGAAAATATTGAGAAATTCAGTAAACGTCTCGTAAAAGTTACCAAGCAGCATAGTGATGAGTGCAAAAAACTGCTGACCCTGATGGGAGTGCCTTATATTGAG GCTCCTTGTGAAGCAGAGgccagctgtgctgctctggtGAAGGCAGGAAAGGTCTttgccacagcaacagaggATATGGATGGGCTTACATTTGGGACAAACGTTCTACTCAGACACCTCACTGCCAGTGAAGCAAA aaaacttCCCATTCAAGAATTCCACTTCTCCAGGGTCCTGCAGGAAACTGGTCTGACCAATGAACAG TTTATAGACTTGTGTATCCTCCTCGGCTGCGACTACTGCGGTACTATCAAGGGTATCGGCCCCAAGAGAGCCATCGACCTGATTAAACAGCACGGCTCCATTGAAGAGATCCTTGAAAATATTGACACAAAC AAGTATCCTTCTCCTGAAGACTGGCTGTTCAAAGAGGCTCGGGGTTTGTTTGTGAACCCAGATGTGGTGGATTGTTCCACAGTAGAGTTAAAGTGGGGGGAGCCAGATGAGGACGGATTGATCCAGTTCATGTGTAATGAGAAACAGTTCAG TGAAGACAGGATACGTAATGGCTGTAAGAAGATTGTGAAGAGCAGAcagggcagcacacaggggcgACTGGATTCTTTCTTCACTGTCACTGGCTCTCTATCCTCCAAGCGGAAG GAACCAGAGGGGAAAGGATCagcaaaaaagaagcagaagactGGAGCCACACCAGGCAAATTTAGAAGGGGGAAATAG
- the ipo4 gene encoding importin-4: MAEDLEHILSQLSQPDNAVIQQATAQLKQAFKDPAIVLALCTVVIGSTNPEIRQSASVMLRLRVKNHWKKMNPNDKESLKGVVLQAFMQESEHFVQHSLSQLCAVIVKHETPDCWPALMQFLTGSTKSSNPHDRQVGLLLLSKVLESNPEPFKPHYTQLLQLFSSVLQDHNNPTALYYCILTLTTMTPYMGTEELNQMRSVIPKLIIALKHLIKANQDQACEAMEVFIELFESEVSIIVPHIAEIVDFCLEVGSDTELSDSLRVKTLSSLAFLIKLKSKTVLKQKLVSRILQAVFPLLVAEPPPGEQDPEDQDDNDYNMENNNPKNCAAQIIDTMALHMPPEKLFQHIMPLTQKCLASENPYQKKGGLICLAVLAEGCADHIRTKMLSSVLLPVCQSLSDSNEVVRSAGLFALGQLSEHLQPDVSQYCADLMPMLLNYLSSLSQAKISHVTKAFYALENFMENLGADIEPYLPTLMETMLSALNNSENLKIKELSVSAIGAIANAAMELMVPYFSPVIISLKGFLTSETEEMRPLQTQSLDTLSVLARTIGKDVFSPLASECVQLGLNLTDTIDDPDLRRCTYSLYSAVSTVSPDCLTPHLTAITTIMLLALKSNEGITAHLEEDKTFVLLDDDDDDDDEEEKDMENLLEDDTEADLQDVAGFSVENAYTDEKVDACEALGEIAFNTGAAFQPFLESIFLQVYEMRDYPHDDVRQAAFGAMGQFCRAQHKAWKDSPTEANHQALLKLLEVVIPCFVENVRKDHERQVVMGILETMNSVIKSCKEAVFINPAHLKEVSHVIRDVLKKKTVCQDGSCDESDGEEQQAEYDAMLLEFAGEGIPLVAAAVPADNFAPFLNDLLPLIMSKAKSSCTVAERSFSVGTISEILQALATVSGGRQVAGRLSTRLLPVLVAGVKDSDAEVRNNSVFGLGCLAEAAGPIVKSDYPTMLSVFSNMLTKESDLRVIDNLCAALCRMILSNFESVPLEQVLPALVARLPLKADMEENKTVYSCLTMLYNKSPQLVVKVMKPVVEASSHVLGNKKVDEETQNSVAMLMKLFSQQHEADFHATLTSLSEEQQAKIGAAISAS; this comes from the exons ATGGCAGAGGACCTGGAACACATTCTTTCACAGCTGTCCCAGCCCGATAATGCTGTTATTCAGCAG gCTACAGCCCAGCTGAAGCAGGCTTTCAAAGACCCAGCCATTGTACTAGCCCTTTGTACTGTCGTCATTGGCTCCACAAATCCCGag ATTCGCCAGTCTGCTTCAGTGATGCTGAGGCTGAGAGTGAAGAATCATTGGAAGAAAATGAACCCAAACGACAAAGAAag CCTTAAAGGAGTGGTGCTGCAGGCCTTCATGCAGGAAAGCGA GCATTTTGTGCAGCACTCGCTCTCCCAGCTGTGCGCAGTGATAGTTAAGCACGAGACGCCAGATTGCTGGCCTGCTTTGATGCAGTTTCTCACCGGGTCTACCAAAAGCAGCAACCCACATGATAGACAG GTTGGTCTCCTGCTTCTGAGTAAGGTGTTGGAGTCCAATCCAGAGCCTTTCAAGCCTCACTACACTCAGCTCTTACAGCTCTTTAGTTCTGTTCTGCAAGACCACAACAACCCAACTGCGTTGTACTATTGCATCCTCACCCTCACAACCATGACTCCATACATGGGTACTGAAGAGCTG AACCAGATGCGTTCTGTCATTCCAAAATTGATTATAGCCCTGAAACATCTCATCAAAGCAAATCAG GACCAAGCCTGTGAGGCCATGGAGGTGTTTATTGAGCTGTTTGAGAGTGAAGTTTCTATCATTGTTCCTCATATTGCTGAGATCGTCGACTTTTGCTTGGAG GTTGGGAGTGATACCGAATTAAGCGACTCTCTACGGGTGAAGACATTATCAAGTTTGGCTTTCCTGATCAAGCTGAAGAGCAAG ACAGTGCTAAAGCAGAAGCTGGTAAGCCGTATTCTGCAAGCCGttttccctctgctggtggCCGAGCCCCCTCCTGGTGAACAGGACCCGGAGGATCAAGACGATAATGATTATAACATGGAAAATAATAATCCGAAAAACTGTGCTGCTCAG ATTATTGATACCATGGCCCTTCATATGCCCCCAGAGAAACTGTTTCAGCATATT ATGCCCCTTACTCAAAAATGTCTTGCCAGTGAAAATCCCTATCAAAAGAAAGGGGGTCTTATATGTCTTGCAGTCCTAGCCGAAGGATGTGCTGACCACATACGCACCAA GATGTTGTCATCTGTGCTTCTGCCTGTGTGTCAGAGTCTTTCTGACAGTAATGAGGTGGTGCGCAGTGCAGGTCTATTTGCCCTGGGGCAGTTGTCAGAACATTTACAG ccTGATGTGAGCCAGTACTGTGCTGATTTGATGCCAATGCTGCTGAATTACCTTTCATCCTTGAGTCAAGCTAAGATCAGCCATGTTACGAAAGCCTTTTATGCCCTAGAGAACTTCATGGAAAACTTAG GAGCAGATATAGAGCCATACTTGCCTACCCTGATGGAGACCATGTTGTCCGCTCTTAACAACAGTGAAAATCTCAAGATAAAAGAGCTGTCTGTGTCTGCCATAGGTGCAATTG CCAATGCCGCAATGGAGCTGATGGTACCCTACTTTTCTCCAGTCATTATAAGCCTTAAGGGTTTCTTAACTTcagaaacagaggaaatgagaCCTCTACAAACTCAGTCCTTGG ACACTCTGTCTGTGCTAGCCCGAACTATTGGCAAAGATGTCTTCAGTCCTCTTGCTTCAGAGTGTGTTCAACTGGGTCTCAACCTGACAGACACCATTGATGATCCCGACTTGAGACGGTGCAC GTATAGTCTATATTCAGCTGTGTCAACCGTGAGCCCAGACTGCCTAACTCCTCATCTCACTGCCATTACAACAATTATGCTACTTGCCCTGAAGTCCAATGAAGGCATCACG GCACACCTTGAGGAGGATAAGACCTTTGTTCTgctagatgatgatgatgacgacgacgacgaagaagaaaaagataTGGAGAATCTTCTGGAAGATGATACAGAAGCAGACCTCCAAGATGTTGCTGG ATTTAGTGTGGAAAATGCATACACTGATGAGAAGGTGGATGCCTGTGAGGCACTGGGAGAGATTGCTTTCAACACAGG TGCCGCTTTCCAGCCCTTCTTGGAGTCCATCTTCCTGCAAGTGTATGAAATGAGAGAT TATCCGCATGACGATGTTCGCCAAGCAGCCTTTGGAGCCATGGGCCAGTTTTGCCGAGCTCAGCACAAAGCATGGAAAGATAGTCCCACAGAGGCCAACCATCAAG CGCTCCTAAAACTGCTGGAGGTCGTGATTCCTTGCTTTGTAGAAAATGTGCGAAAAGACCATGAACGACAGGTTGTGATGGGCATCCTGGAAACCATGAACAGTGTTATCAAGTCTTGCAAGGAAGCAGTTTTTATAAACCCTGCACACCTGAAGGAGGTCAGCCACGTCATCCGTGATGTACTGAAAAAAAAG ACTGTTTGCCAGGATGGTAGCTGTGATGAATCTGATGGAGAAGAACAACAG GCAGAATACGATGCTATGCTGTTGGAGTTTGCGGGTGAGGGAATTCCcctggtggctgctgctgtcCCGGCTGACAATTTTGCACCTTTTCTCAACGACCTGCTGCCTCTCATCATGAGCAAAGCT AAATCCTCTTGCACGGTGGCAGAACGCTCCTTTTCAGTGGGCACCATCAGTGAAATCCTGCAGGCCTTGGCGACGGTGTCTGGGGGCAGGCAGGTGGCAGGCCGCCTGTCCACTCGTTTGCTTCCTGTGTTAGTGGCTGGAGTCAAAGACAGTGATGCCGAGGTTCGCAACAACAGCGTGTTTGGCCTCGGATGTCTGGCGGAAGCAGCTGGACCCATTGTTAAATC GGACTATCCTACGATGCTGTCTGTGTTTTCCAACATGCTGACCAAAGAGTCAGATCTCAGGGTGATTGACAACCTGTGCGCTGCACTCTGCCGGATGATCCTGAGCAATTTTGAATCCGTTCCACTGGAACAG GTTCTGCCTGCACTGGTGGCTCGTCTTCCCCTCAAAGCGGacatggaggaaaacaaaacagtgtATAGCTGCCTAACCATGCTCTACAATAAAAGCCCTCAGCTG